ACGTACAGCGCATCGCTCATGAAGTCCAGTGCCCAGACGGCATTGGGTGTTGAGGGCGTATCCAGCGACTGACGCTCCCGCGGCGGTATACGCTTCTTCGTCCGCCGCTTGTGATTCAAGCCCAGCTCGCAATACACTCGATACACCTTCTTGTGATTCCAGACATAGCCCGCCTGACGGATCTGCTGGTAACTCTGCCAGAAGCCCCAACGGTTGTTGGCGTCAGTCAGACTCGTTAACACCTCGATAACCTCCCGATCCCGCTTCAGGCGGTCCTGCGGCTGACGGTACCAGGCTGCCCGCGACAACACCACCGCCCGACAGGACCGGCCGATCGACACCCTATGCTCGGCCACCAGATACGCCGCTGCCTCGCGACGTTCCGGTGGCCTCAGAGCTTTTTTGAGATCAGATCCTTCAGGGCATCGTTCTCAAGACTCAGCTCGGCGTACATCCGCTTGAGTTTGGCGTTCTCCGCCTCCAGCTCGCGCATCCGACGTACATCAGACACCTCCAGCCCGCCGTACTTCTTCTTCCAGTTGTAGTAGGTCTGGTCGGCGATGCCGTACTTGCGGCAGATCTCCTTCACCGGCAACCCGGCATCGGCTTCCTTGAGGATGCCGACGATCTGTGTCTCACTGAATCGTGACCGTTTCATAGAGTCCTCCTGGCTGTAATATGCCAAAAAGCTCTACTTCACGACAGTCTACTGTTTGGGTAAGCTTACAATGCACACTTCACAGTTGCCCCGCTATGCCTGATTGATTGGTTGTCCCCTGCAGAACAACGGGGTAGGCGAGTGCCTTATTTATGACCGCTACACACCATCGCACACCGCGGGAAACTGCTAGTATTGGCGACTATGTTAACCACATGTCGTTTGGACAGCGCCGCGGCTGAAAACAGTAAGCACGCGCAATGTAGTGCTCGTCGAACCGCGCTGCCTTCCTTGATTCGATCCGCAATGGCTAACCCGATCTGAAACACTCAACCAACGGGAGGCGTCATTCAGGTCCGCTCACCGATTCCAATACCATCGGCGTCGCAGAGCAATCGATTTCGTGGTGACATTGCTATTCCCTATTCGGTTCGGGCGAGTGCATTATCTGGATGGTCCGTCTCGCCCGCCGAAGTTCACAGCCATCGGTGCTTCTTTCAATATCGCCTCGACGTCCTGAAGGTTCGAATGCCGGTGTAAGAGAGAATACTGATACCCAGATATCAACCCACTCAGACCGGTTCACTGGTTCCAGGGAGTTGGTTTTACGGAAAGCAGTACAGCCTGGCCCTTTCCGGCTGATTTCCAGCGTGAGGTGTGTCCGCACGTTTGAGATACACAAGCAGCGAGAAAACTCGACTTGTTTCGGTCGCCAATGCGCCTTATTTTCTATTGATCGCCCGTAGGTATCCAACTAATGCGAGGAGTCTTGCGTGAGCACGTTCTTTGCCTTCGCCATTGCCGACAGCATGTTCACCTCGAATTGCATCATTCGAAGGCGGGAAATCGATGTTGCGCAAGTGCGCCAATTGATCTCTGCAGGTGTTGAACCATCGTTCAATCCCAGCCACACAGCAACAATAGCTGCCATGCGTGCGCGGTTCGGAATCGATCTCAAGATTCCGGGAACTCCGCCCAGAATAACCCTTCACGATGGCGACAGGCTGATTGTCATGACCGTCCACGGCCTGCCGCGACTCGAAAACCGCCACCAGTATTCTGACGAC
This sequence is a window from Candidatus Zixiibacteriota bacterium. Protein-coding genes within it:
- a CDS encoding IS3 family transposase (programmed frameshift) produces the protein MKRSRFSETQIVGILKEADAGLPVKEICRKYGIADQTYYNWKKKYGGLEVSDVRRMRELEAENAKLKRMYAELSLENDALKDLIFKKALRPPERREAAAYLVAEHRVSIGRSCRAVVLSRAAWYRQPQDRLKRDREVIEVLTSLTDANNRWGFWQSYQQIRQAGYVWNHKKVYRVYCELGLNHKRRTKKRIPPRERQSLDTPSTPNAVWALDFMSDALYVGRRFRTLNVMDEGMREALAIEIDTSLLGERVVRVLERLCAWRGVPQAIRCDNGPEFTSQVVVDWCQQVNIAIRYIQPGKPNQNGLIERFTRTYREEVLNSYLFEDLDQVREITAEWLVRYNEQRCHDALGGLPPTIFRERQTAKNSTYELST